Below is a genomic region from Triticum urartu cultivar G1812 unplaced genomic scaffold, Tu2.1 TuUngrouped_contig_4725, whole genome shotgun sequence.
ttgggaatATTTGCTACACACAACACCGACAGCGTACATTATCACAATTGCATAGAATACATACAATTCCATAAGCATCTACTGTTCAACCACCAGCATGTACTGTACAGATATACAATATGCCAGTACAAACTCGGGTGCATCAACTATTCAACCACCGGTACGTAGCTTTTTCATGGCCTGTGAAGCAAGGTAGTAACCCACCCAGCACACACAAGCTACTTACTTACCAATTACCACGGACCAGGAAGCACATGCTTCGCTTATTCCAACGATACATAGAAGAGCTGCATCTTCATGAACCTGATGGTCCAAAGTGCTAATTCACTTCTCCCACCAGTGAAGGAAATCCTTGCGCCTGTTGATCTTCTTCTGCAACTGGAGAACGCCATACAGGAGAGCTTCAGCTGTTGGCGGGCACCCAGGGACGTAGATGTCCACGGGAACGATCCGGTCGCACCCACGCACGACGGAGTACGAGTAGTGGTAGTATCCACCGCCGTTGGCGCAGCTGCCCATCGAGATCACCCACCGAGGCTCTGGCATCTGGTCATAAACCCTATCGAGAGTAGATCAAGCTCAGGATATCAGCTAGATCTAGATAAAGTAAAATTCCATATGTACAAAATGGTTAtttaaaatgaaaaaaaaagaacTCAATGACCCCTGCAAAAAGAACACAAGGTTTTAAGCTAATCTGTATTTTTGTGGCTCGGTTCTTGGGATATCTGAATTTATAAACCTTGATAAATTGAAATGAACAGTCATGTCTATGCCGTTTCAAGAAAATTGGCATCAACCAAAAGCAAGTCATACAGGACAAAAGAACCTTTCTGTTCCACTTACTACAGTAACCATACAATCAAGGCGCATATGTCACACTATGTTTGTGTTCCTTTCTTATTCCATAAAGGCAAATCGAAAATTCGAGATAGTATGTCGGGCAAA
It encodes:
- the LOC125528229 gene encoding NADH dehydrogenase [ubiquinone] iron-sulfur protein 7, mitochondrial, with translation KVDDLMNWARRGSIWPMTFGLACCAVEMMHAGAARYDFDRFGVIFRPSPRQSDCMIVAGTLTNKMAPALRKVYDQMPEPRWVISMGSCANGGGYYHYSYSVVRGCDRIVPVDIYVPGCPPTAEALLYGVLQLQKKINRRKDFLHWWEK